From Salvia splendens isolate huo1 chromosome 16, SspV2, whole genome shotgun sequence, a single genomic window includes:
- the LOC121769899 gene encoding aminopeptidase M1-like: MEIQEESIRQFKGQTRLPQFAVPKRYELTLKLDLSACTFSGRVAIDAFINDPTKFLVLNALELAVHQVSFTTSQKQKYVPSDIVVDSDDEILVLVFEEVLEVGCGLLEIEFSGVLNEHLKGLYRCTYSDKGEKKNMAASQFEAVDARRCFPCWDEPALKATFKITLENIPSELTALSNMPVSEEKVHGLLKTVHFEESILMSTYLVAVVVGLFDFVEDTTEDGIKVRSYCPVGKSDKGKFALDIAIKTLNFFKMYFSTPYPLPKLDMVAVPEFAGGAMENYGLITFRESELLLDALHSAAANIQRQTIVVAHEVAHHWFGNLVTMEWWTHLWLNEGFATWVSYLVIDKLFPEWNIWNLFLQETEDGLQMDALEKSHPIEVEIPQARAVLEYFDDISYRKGCSVIRMLENFLGDEIFQKSLASYMKKFGFSNAKTEDLWKVISETSGVEVDKIMNMWTKQKGYPIITVKLKGTSCKFEQTHFLSSALDSDAEWIVPVTLCVSSYENQKKFLLEAKNGQLDIGDQESVEENWWVKTNVHQAGFYRVKYDESLEARLRKAIASNCLSASDEFGVLDDAFALCEACFTPFSSLLHLMDTYRKDLEYIVLTRLIDICYSASRIIRDAIPALESNLKKFFISLLLPHAEKLGWNAVPGESQLDELKREQVLTALAHLDHPRTKEEATNRLRAFLQDKNTPLLPVNTRKAAYIAVMRNTSVADKTGLKLLQKLYKEVDAIQEKTRILRCIGSSPDPAIISEVLDFVLTDEVPQQDIVYVLRVLSWEGRATAWTWLKENWDLIVTRWGTEMLLTHFIRDIITPFCSDDMANEAEAFFGGDDALPSIALNLKQSLEKVRIKARWVEHIKKETQLLVALVEKLATK; the protein is encoded by the exons TGATGAGATTCTTGTTTTGGTGTTTGAAGAAGTATTGGAAGTGGGATGTGGCCTATTGGAGATTGAGTTTTCCGGGGTGCTAAATGAACACCTCAAAGGCCTGTACAGATG TACTTACTCTGATAAAGGAGAGAAGAAGAATATGGCTGCAAGTCAATTTGAGGCAGTAGACGCGCGTAGATGTTTTCCGTGTTGGGATGAACCTGCTCTCAAG GCCACCTTCAAGATAACGTTGGAAAACATTCCATCCGAATTGACAGCATTGTCTAACATGCCGGTTTCTGAGGAAAAAGTCCACGGGCTTCTCAAGACGGTCCACTTTGAAGAGTCGATACTCATGTCTACTTACTTAGTGGCTGTTGTAGTTGGTTTGTTCGACTTTGTTGAAGACACAACAGAAGATG GAATCAAAGTCAGGTCCTACTGTCCGGTAGGTAAAAGTGATAAGGGCAAGTTTGCTCTAGATATTGCTATCAAGACActcaattttttcaaaat GTATTTCTCAACACCCTATCCACTTCCAAAATTGGATATGGTTGCAGTTCCCGAGTTTGCTGGTGGAGCCATGGAGAATTATGGTTTAATTACATTCCGAGAGAGCGAGCTTCTTCTCGATGCTTTGCATTCCGCAGCAGCTAACATACAGAGG CAAACAATTGTCGTGGCTCATGAAGTTGCTCATCACTGGTTTGGTAACTTGGTGACAATGGAATGGTGGACTCATTTATGGCTCAATGAGGGCTTTGCTACATGG GTAAGTTATTTGGTTATTGACAAACTATTCCCTGAATGGAACATTTGGAATCTATTTCTTCAAGAAACGGAAGACGGGTTGCAAATGGATGCATTGGAAAAATCACATCCAATTGAG GTCGAAATACCTCAAGCTCGAGCAGTTCTTGAATATTTTGACGACATAAGCTATAGAAAAGGGTGCTCCGTTATTAGGATGTTAGAGAATTTTCTTGGTGACGAGATATTCCAG AAGTCATTGGCTTCGTACATGAAGAAGTTCGGATTCAGCAATGCCAAGACAgaagatctatggaaggttaTCTCAGAAACTTCAGGAGTCGAAGTCGACAAAATCATGAACATGTGGACAAAGCAAAAGGGCTACCCTATTATAACCGTAAAGCTGAAGGGTACTTCTTGCAAATTTGAACAG ACCCATTTTTTGTCTTCAGCATTGGATTCTGATGCTGAATGGATAGTTCCGGTGACACTATGTGTGTCTTCATACGAAAACCAAAAGAAATTTCTTCTGGAAGCGAAAAATGGGCAGTTGGACATTGGAGACCAAGAGAGTGTTGAGGAAAATTGGTGGGTAAAAACTAATGTCCACCAAGCTGGTTTCTATAGGGTGAAATACGACGAAAGTCTTGAAGCTCGACTACGGAAAGCTATAGCGAGCAATTGCTTATCAGCATCAGACGAATTCG GAGTTCTGGACGACGCGTTTGCTCTATGTGAGGCGTGCTTTACACCGTTCTCGTCTTTGCTTCACTTGATGGATACATACAGGAAGGATCTAGAATACATTGTTTTGACAAGACTCATCGAT ATATGCTACAGTGCTTCAAGAATCATAAGAGATGCCATCCCAGCTTTGGAGTCTAATTTAAAGAAATTCTTCATCAGTCTCCTCCTACCTCATGCAGA AAAACTGGGTTGGAATGCAGTACCGGGTGAGAGCCAGTTAGATGAACTAAAAAGGGAGCAGGTTTTGACAGCATTAGCGCATCTCGATCATCCTCGGACGAAAGAGGAAGCAACAAATCGCCTCCGAGCATTCTTACAGGATAAAAACACCCCATTACTTCCAGTTAACACCAGAAAG GCTGCTTACATAGCAGTGATGAGAAATACGAGCGTTGCAGATAAAACTGGGTTGAAGTTGCTACAAAAGCTGTACAAAGAAGTCGATGCAATTCAAGAAAAGACTCGGATTTTGC GCTGCATCGGTTCTTCTCCTGACCCAGCTATAATTTCAGAAGTTCTCGACTTCGTGCTAACGGATGAG GTTCCTCAACAAGATATAGTCTATGTTCTTCGGGTCTTAAGCTGGGAAGGCCGCGCCACAGCATGGACGTGGCTTAAG GAAAACTGGGATCTGATAGTGACAAGATGGGGAACGGAGATGCTTCTTACTCATTTCATACGAGACATTATCACACCG TTCTGCAGCGATGATATGGCGAACGAAGCTGAGGCGTTTTTCGGTGGGGACGACGCTCTTCCCTCCATCGCACTGAATCTGAAGCAAAGTCTGGAAAAAGTGAGGATCAAGGCAAGATGGGTTGAACACATAAAGAAGGAAACACAACTTCTTGTAGCATTGGTGGAGAAATTGGCTAccaaatag
- the LOC121771891 gene encoding myb-related transcription factor, partner of profilin-like, with protein MEENGDGGGEDLTPFWVQSTTNLRRSDRLRRGVAAVLFSSGLVVFLLLVTAAFFLAFVVPSTISLSANIFKPNSVKKSWDSLNIVLVLVAVVFGFLSRNRNEERSPLFDEFQPSPIKENQSQNSNNQEKSSLYDYHQEKSSLYEYHQEKSNLYEENNLNLRRSSSSYPDLREFSSSSTNWSYGDYQRRFFDDFNVDSSRSSDAAELHHHRRHRSLEQVDYLTSPPQIKTVVVDTLVYKPTAGGGKFPAELAAAPPGEEEVAERVVGDGAAVREGRSSRRFYKDSNLMNPVSAPLPPVEEAPPPEFQESEKRSRERAARKKERSSRRQVYKDVEPTNPIATPPPPPPPPAPPQQKSSKSDRRRGGAAANSTKVFLNSLYSKKKKKQRQKSVDNVDSLLHEAPPPMSFQIPSPSPPPPPPPPPPQPSVFHTLFSSKKPKRKRTITVTVAPLPPSPPPESPPHAAARDPSSASHAPPPPTHKPPKPLKKNNFDRLEEASNSGGESPFRRIPPPPPPPPPSLLKTPAWRFVVQGDYVRVNSSNSSRSGSPDLDETDSDVTPSADAGGGVAALFCPSPDVDTKAESFITNFRAKLKLEKIHSMKKRDVGPSTLGPGPGPNKI; from the coding sequence atggaagaaaatggaGATGGTGGTGGGGAAGACCTCACCCCCTTTTGGGTCCAAAGCACCACCAATCTCCGCCGCTCCGACCGCCTCCGTCGCGGCGTCGCCGCCGTGCTCTTCAGCTCGGGGCTGGTGGTGTTCCTCCTCTTGGTAACAGCTGCTTTTTTCTTGGCTTTTGTAGTGCCCTCAACCATTTCTCTTAGTGCCAACATTTTTAAACCTAATAGTGTCAAGAAAAGCTGGGATTCTTTGAACATTGTTCTTGTTTTGGTTGCTGTAGTTTTTGGGTTTCTTAGTAGAAATAGAAATGAGGAGAGATCCCCATTGTTTGATGAGTTTCAGCCTTCTCCCATTAAAGAAAATCAATCCCAGAACTCAAATAATCAAGAAAAATCGAGTCTTTATGATTATCATCAGGAAAAATCGAGTCTTTATGAGTATCATCAAGAAAAATCGAATCTTTATGaggaaaataatttgaatttgagAAGAAGCAGCAGTTCATATCCTGATCTGCGTGAATTCTCATCTTCTTCCACAAATTGGAGCTATGGGGATTATCAGAGGAGATTTTTCGATGATTTTAATGTCGATTCGAGCCGGAGCTCGGACGCGGCGgagctccaccaccaccgccgccaccgGAGCTTGGAGCAAGTTGATTATCTGACTTCGCCGCCGCAGATTAAGACTGTTGTTGTTGATACATTGGTGTATAAACCCACTGCGGGTGGTGGAAAATTTCCAGCGGAATTGGCGGCGGCGCCGCCTGGGGAGGAGGAGGTTGCGGAGAGGGTGGTGGGTGATGGTGCGGCGGTGAGGGAGGGGAGATCGAGCAGGAGATTTTATAAAGATTCGAATTTGATGAATCCCGTCTCGGCGCCTCTGCCGCCGGTGGAGGAAGCTCCGCCGCCGGAATTTCAAGAAAGTGAGAAACGGAGCCGGGAAAGAGCGGCGCGGAAAAAGGAAAGGTCGAGTAGAAGGCAGGTTTATAAAGATGTGGAACCCACAAATCCAATTGCGACgccaccgccgccaccaccacctccggcGCCGCCGCAGCAGAAGAGCAGCAAGAGTGACAGAAGACGCGGCGGCGCGGCGGCGAATTCGACCAAAGTCTtcttgaattctctctacagcaagaagaagaagaagcagaggCAAAAGAGCGTAGACAATGTGGATTCTCTCCTCCACGAAGCTCCTCCGCCGATGAGTTTCCAAATTCCATCGCCGTCGccgcctccaccaccgcctcccCCGCCGCCGCAGCCGTCGGTCTTCCACACTCTGTTCTCATCCAAGAAGCccaaaagaaaaagaaccaTAACCGTCACAGTGGCCCCCCTCCCACCATCTCCACCACCAGAATCGCCGCCGCATGCGGCGGCGCGTGACCCATCATCCGCATCCCACGCGCCACCGCCGCCAACTCACAAACCACCGAAGCCTCTTAAGAAGAACAACTTCGACAGACTAGAAGAGGCCTCGAACAGCGGCGGAGAATCCCCTTTCCGCCGCATTCCGCCGcctccacctccgccgccgccgtcgctCTTGAAAACTCCGGCGTGGAGGTTTGTGGTGCAAGGCGACTACGTGAGGGTGAACAGCAGCAACAGCTCGAGGAGTGGCTCTCCGGACCTCGACGAAACGGACTCCGACGTCACGCCGTCGGCGGATGCCGGCGGCGGAGTGGCGGCGTTGTTCTGCCCGAGCCCAGATGTGGACACAAAAGCTGAGAGCTTCATCACTAATTTTAGGGCCAAATTGAAGCTTGAGAAGATCCATTCCATGAAGAAAAGAGATGTAGGCCCATCTACTCTtggcccgggcccgggcccaAATAAGATTTAG
- the LOC121771858 gene encoding protein phosphatase 2C 16-like, with protein sequence MDEMCPTIAVTVSLGNPVCESHKETARLKLETEAAMMLDDISRSSSDNTESSNVPVVPRGSEAKRDLSQTMAENYQFSSDVQESEEDEVLSIGEGPDLSSVELVPLDSCSDLTVPLDTTPESSLPIAVEIEGVDNGQIVAKVISVEDRNTKRRLSHDNLTVATTQDEECSSGPTIKASVVSLKLSSEKNPSKGGVKSVYELDCLPLWGSVSIIGHRPEMEDAVVAVPHFMKIPIKMFIGDYKIGGISQTLTHLTSHFFGVYDGHGGSQVANYCRERLHLALRDEIINVKDNLVNGSSQASQDARQVQWEKVFNSCFKEVDDEVSGKVSRVIPVEDAIVSNCASEPVAPETVGSTAVVAVVCSSHIIVANCGDSRAVLYRGKEPIALSVDHKPNREDEYARIEASGGKVIQWNGHRVFGVLAMSRSIGDRYLKPWIIPEPEVMFVPRAREDECLVLASDGLWDVMTNEEVCDLARKRILIWHKKNGTNPSADRGQGVDPAAQAAAEYLSNVAMHRGSKDNISIVVVDLKAQRKFKSKS encoded by the exons ATGGACGAGATGTGTCCAACAATTGCAGTTACAGTTAGCTTAGGTAACCCCGTGTGCGAAAGTCACAAGGAGACTGCACGGCTCAAGCTAGAGACAGAGGCAGCAATGATGCTGGATGATATTTCTCGTTCTAGTTCGGATAACACGGAAAGCAGCAATGTTCCAGTAGTGCCCCGGGGAAGTGAGGCGAAACGTGATCTGTCACAGACGATGGCTGAAAATTATCAGTTCAGTAGTGATGTTCAGGAAAGTGAAGAAGACGAGGTTCTTTCAATCGGGGAAGGCCCTGACTTGAGTAGTGTGGAGTTGGTCCCCTTAGATTCTTGCTCGGATTTAACCGTGCCTTTAGATACCACACCGGAGTCCAGCTTACCCATTGCTGTCGAGATCGAGGGCGTTGATAACGGCCAGATAGTTGCAAAAGTCATCAGTGTGGAAGATAGAAACACTAAGCGGAGGTTATCTCACGATAACCTCACAGTAGCTACTACACAAGATGAAGAATGCTCGAGCGGGCCTACTATAAAGGCTTCAGTAGTTTCTCTCAAGTTATCCAGTGAAAAAAATCCTAGCAAAGGAGGGGTTAAGAGTGTCTACGAGTTGGATTGTCTGCCTCTTTGGGGTTCGGTTTCCATCATTGGACATAGGCCGGAGATGGAAGATGCTGTTGTAGCTGTTCCTCATTTCATGAAAATTCCCATCAAGATGTTCATCGGTGACTATAAGATAGGCGGGATAAGTCAAACTCTGACTCACCTCACCTCACACTTTTTTGGGGTATACGATGGTCATGGTGGATCTCAG GTTGCAAATTACTGTCGTGAGCGTCTCCATTTAGCTTTAAGAGACGAGATAATAAATGTCAAAGATAATCTGGTTAACGGGAGCAGCCAAGCCTCCCAAGATGCTCGACAAGTGCAATGGGAGAAGGTATTCAATAGTTGCTTTAAAGAGGTCGATGACGAGGTCAGTGGAAAGGTTAGCCGAGTCATACCCGTAGAAGATGCAATTGTGTCTAATTGCGCCTCTGAACCCGTTGCCCCTGAAACTGTTGGATCCACAGCGGTTGTTGCAGTTGTTTGTTCATCCCATATTATAGTTGCTAACTGTGGAGATTCGAGGGCTGTCCTTTACCGTGGTAAAGAGCCAATCGCACTCTCGGTTGATCATAAA CCAAATAGGGAGGATGAATATGCTAGAATCGAGGCGTCTGGTGGCAAGGTAATACAATGGAACGGACACCGTGTTTTTGGCGTTCTCGCGATGTCACGGTCTATTG GTGACCGATACTTGAAGCCATGGATCATACCGGAGCCCGAGGTCATGTTCGTCCCTCGTGCCAGGGAAGACGAGTGCCTCGTCCTAGCCAGCGACGGCCTATGGGATGTGATGACGAACGAGGAAGTATGCGACCTAGCACGGAAGCGGATCTTAATCTGGCACAAGAAGAACGGGACGAACCCCTCAGCAGACCGGGGCCAAGGAGTCGACCCTGCAGCACAAGCAGCAGCAGAGTACCTCTCGAACGTGGCCATGCACCGGGGGAGCAAGGACAACATATCGATAGTCGTCGTCGACCTCAAAGCCCAAAGGAAGTTCAAGAGCAAGTCTTGA
- the LOC121772377 gene encoding U-box domain-containing protein 35-like, protein MANMYEEGRISTVVGIDKDKNSQSAVKWALEKLRLKDNHILLAHVKIQQGFDSNAARREGREPTPAEAQQIFLTYRGFCARKGIHVKEVVLPGHDVATTLAEFASRNSIVNMVVGASSRGALARAFKNPDVPSSLMKIAPDFCNLYSVSKTKAQKLKTASDTGTPGSTTSSGSQESSVPAKFRPQESWKSSYSYTSDLEGGRNGSSTFNSRESRQMTPRESANASYESTGLGPSYHSKNNFSGASDGESRHMPRPKRLNSNVPDVLLSMKHHDLQQVRTKDVSPPYSMASLSDHSDMQSFPSDVSYEHLDQHRLAESSSCSQTADVEDELKRLKHDMKRITMTYNAVCQESETASDASNGDHSQETAMAMVEREKLKCQAAVELAQTAQRIAELESVKRISAEKKFRVEAEEKEKAIHALAHTEVQYRKYSMEDIQQATKYFAGSEKIGEGGYGPVFKASLDHTRVAIKVLRPDMSQGEKQFQREVEVLSRMRHPHMVILLGACPEYGCLVYEHMENGSLEDRLNCLNGSAPLSWRDRFRIAVEIATALNFLHRTRPEPLVHRDLKPANILLDRNYVSKISDVGLSRLVPPAVADSITQCCMTAAAGTFCYIDPEYQQTGMLGTKSDVYSFGVVLLQILTAKPAMGLTYVVDSAIEDGKFAEVLDQTVKDWPVEAALAMAKLALRCCELRKRDRPDLDSVILPELHRIRETDSQIKPEDRFL, encoded by the exons atggCAAATATGTATGAAGAGGGCCGAATATCGACGGTGGTGGGCATCGACAAAGACAAGAACAGCCAATCCGCCGTGAAATGGGCCCTCGAAAAATTGAGGTTGAAGGACAACCACATTCTCCTTGCCCACGTTAAAATTCAACAAGGCTTTGATTCAA ATGCTGCTCGTAGAGAGGGCAGAGAGCCAACTCCAGCTGAAGCACAACAAATATTCCTTACTTATCGCGGTTTCTGTGCTCGAAAAGGG ATTCATGTAAAAGAGGTGGTTCTGCCAGGCCACGACGTGGCAACCACGCTCGCAGAGTTCGCCAGCCGGAACTCCATCGTGAACATGGTCGTAGGAGCTTCGAGTAGAGGTGCCTTAGCAAG gGCCTTCAAGAATCCCGATGTCCCGAGTTCTTTAATGAAGATCGCACCCGATTTCTGCAATTTGTACTCCGTGTCGAAGACGAAGGCGCAGAAACTGAAAACTGCCAGCGACACCGGAACTCCCGGCAGCACAACCAGCTCTGGCTCGCAAGAAAGCTCGGTTCCTGCAAAATTTCGCCC TCAGGAGAGTTGGAAAAGCTCCTACTCTTACACGTCCGACCTGGAAGGGGGCAGGAACGGGTCGTCGACTTTCAACAGCAGAGAATCTCGTCAGATGACGCCGAGGGAGTCAGCAAACGCTAGCTATGAATCTACGGGCTTAGGCCCCAGCTATCACAGCAAAAACAATTTCTCCGGGGCCAGCGACGGTGAAAGCAGGCATATGCCTCGACCGAAGAGGCTCAACTCGAATGTACCAGACGTCCTACTGTCTATGAAGCACCACGATCTTCAGCAAGTTCGAACCAAAGACGTCAGCCCACCGTATTCCATGGCTTCTTTGAGTGATCATTCGGATATGCAGAGCTTCCCTTCGGACGTATCGTATGAACATCTAGACCAGCACCGGCTGGCAGAGTCTTCGAGCTGCTCACAAACCGCT GACGTAGAGGACGAGCTCAAGAGATTGAAACACGATATGAAGCGAATCACAATGACGTATAATGCAGTCTGTCAAGAATCTGAGACGGCTTCG GACGCCAGCAACGGTGATCATTCCCAAGAGACGGCGATGGCCATGGTTGAGAGGGAGAAGTTGAAGTGTCAGGCCGCAGTCGAGCTAGCACAGACGGCACAGCGCATAGCAGAGCTGGAGTCGGTGAAGAGAATATCTGCGGAGAAGAAATTCAGAGTGGAGGCCGAAGAAAAGGAGAAGGCGATTCACGCGCTAGCACATACCGAGGTCCAGTACAGGAAGTACTCGATGGAAGACATCCAACAAGCGACAAAATACTTTGCTGGTTCAGAAAAGATCGGTGAGGGCGGGTACGGGCCTGTCTTTAAAGCGAGTCTTGACCACACACGCGTTGCCATTAAGGTTCTCAGGCCAGACATGTCACAAGGCGAAAAACAGTTCCAGAGAGAGGTCGAGGTGCTGAGCCGTATGAGGCATCCCCATATGGTTATCCTGTTAGGTGCTTGCCCCGAGTACGGTTGCCTCGTGTATGAGCACATGGAAAACGGAAGTTTAGAAGACAGGCTAAACTGCCTAAACGGCAGCGCCCCCTTGTCGTGGAGGGACCGTTTCAGGATAGCCGTAGAAATCGCCACCGCCCTGAATTTTCTGCACCGGACAAGGCCAGAGCCCCTCGTGCACCGTGACCTCAAGCCGGCCAATATCCTCTTGGACAGAAATTACGTGAGCAAGATCAGTGACGTCGGCCTATCCAGGCTGGTGCCACCAGCAGTAGCTGATTCCATCACTCAATGCTGCATGACTGCAGCTGCAGGCACGTTTTGCTACATAGATCCCGAGTATCAGCAGACGGGAATGCTGGGAACAAAATCGGACGTGTATTCGTTCGGTGTGGTGTTGCTGCAAATTCTTACCGCAAAGCCAGCTATGGGACTGACCTATGTAGTTGACTCGGCAATTGAGGATGGCAAGTTTGCGGAGGTGCTTGATCAGACGGTGAAGGACTGGCCAGTCGAGGCAGCCTTAGCCATGGCAAAATTGGCCTTACGCTGCTGTGAACTGAGGAAGAGAGATCGGCCGGATCTTGATTCTGTGATATTACCAGAACTGCATAGGATAAGAGAAACAGACTCACAGATCAAACCTGAAGACAGATTCTTATAA
- the LOC121772378 gene encoding tRNA N(3)-methylcytidine methyltransferase METTL6-like, with translation MNRPPQWKQLLRHLPPPPSITAAAALPPITRSPFSIHQKVFPHSPNNQFKQLSCKAQGFADSDEHYYCGKSLKYWDKFYQRHQNKFFKDRHYLGKDWGKYFCDDEEGVSADGKVLLEVGFGAGNTIFPLVSAYPTLFVHACDFSTEALNLVKSHSNFDGKRMNVFTCDVTNEELCDRISPSSVDLVTLIFMLSAVSPKKMPFVLQNLKKILKPNGHVLVKDYGVGDSAQVKLENRNQMISDNFYYRGDGTCSFYFSEDYLSNLFAEAGFCIVDLDTHCRQVVNHSRNMTFDRRWIRAIFKKIDS, from the exons ATGAACCGGCCGCCGCAGTGGAAGCAGCTTCTCCGCCACCTACCGCCGCCGCCGAGCATAACGGCCGCCGCTGCATTGCCACCAATCACACGCTCACCATTTTCAATTCATCAAAAAGTTTTTCCTCATTCGCCCAACAACCAATTCAAGCAATTAAGCTGCAAAGCTCAAGGCTTTGCCGACAGTGATGAGCACTACTACTGCGGAAAGTCGCTCAAATATTGGGACAAATTCTACCAGCGCCATCAAAACAAG TTTTTCAAGGACAGGCATTATTTAGGTAAAGATTGGGGTAAATATTTTTGTGATGATGAAGAAGGGGTTTCTGCTGATGGGAAAGTGCTTTTAGAG GTTGGTTTTGGTGCTGGTAATACTATTTTCCCTCTGGTTTCTGCATATCCTACGCTTTTCGTCCACGCCTGTGATTTTTCGACCGAGGCATTGAATCTTGTTAAG TCTCATTCAAATTTTGATGGGAAACGGATGAATGTATTCACTTGTGATGTCACGAATGAAGAGCTCTGCGACAGAATCTCGCCGTCTTCTGTTGATCTTGTAACCTTG ATTTTCATGTTATCTGCAGTTTCTCCGAAGAAGATGCCTTTCGTGCTacaaaacctgaaaaaaatactGAAG CCAAATGGTCACGTTCTAGTCAAAGACTACGGTGTTGGAGATTCTGCACAA GTGAAGTTAGAGAACAGAAATCAGATGATCAgcgataatttttattatagagGCGACGGCACT TGCTCGTTTTATTTCTCTGAAGATTACTTATCAAATTTGTTTGCGGAAGCTGGTTTTTGCATCGTGGATCTGGATACACACTGCAGACAAGTAGTTAACCACTCTCGAAATATGACATTTGATCG GCGCTGGATACGTGCCATTTTTAAGAAGATTGACTCTTAG
- the LOC121771763 gene encoding mitochondrial import inner membrane translocase subunit TIM23-1-like, which yields MAYTPQSPNRSHSDDETTSNRRLYNPYKDLNLPSQTLYHLPTQPEFLFQEESIAQRRSWGENITYYTGIGYLAGATGGAAQGLATAVKAIEPTDTTKLKINRILNGSGHRGRQIGNRCGVIGLMYAGLESGMVAWRDTDDVINSVVAGLATGALYKAASGPRAAALAGALGGVVVGAAVAGKPYLKRYIPL from the coding sequence ATGGCGTACACACCTCAATCCCCCAATCGCAGCCACAGCGACGACGAAACCACCTCAAATCGCCGACTCTACAACCCCTACAAGGATCTGAACCTCCCCTCCCAAACCCTATACCACCTCCCCACGCAGCCGGAGTTCCTCTTCCAGGAAGAATCAATCGCGCAGCGCCGCTCCTGGGGGGAGAACATCACCTACTACACCGGAATCGGCTACCTCGCCGGCGCCACGGGCGGCGCCGCCCAAGGCCTCGCCACCGCGGTCAAGGCGATCGAGCCAACCGATACCACGAAGCTCAAAATCAACCGGATCCTCAACGGCTCGGGGCACAGGGGGCGCCAGATCGGGAACCGCTGCGGCGTGATCGGGCTGATGTACGCCGGGCTCGAGAGCGGCATGGTCGCGTGGAGGGATACGGACGACGTGATCAACAGCGTCGTGGCGGGATTGGCCACTGGAGCGCTGTACAAGGCGGCCTCGGGGCCGAGGGCGGCGGCGCTGGCGGGAGCGCTTGGAGGCGTGGTGGTAGGAGCTGCTGTTGCTGGGAAACCCTACTTGAAACGATATATCCCGCTGTGA